The Arachis hypogaea cultivar Tifrunner chromosome 14, arahy.Tifrunner.gnm2.J5K5, whole genome shotgun sequence DNA window taaccttttattttttaatttatatttttaaaattaaataatatataaattataaacaaacacacaaaaatataaatatattttaaattaatattaaaaatacaaaattaagaatattatttgaaaataatgaaaaagaaactTTTAATTAAACacgtaaatcaaattaaatttattatttgaatttaagaATAAGTTGGGCTAAATAACAAGTTAAGAATAAAATACCAACTAACTCCATCAGTCCAAGGcccaacaaattaaatttgaatctgaacactttttgtatatttaatttcaataaattttttacatTTCATGTTACTGAACTATATTATTTTGGTagataagttttatttttttaattacttcaAATATATTtaaccaaattttaatttaacctTCTATTAAGAATTTTAATCGAtaggtttttttttctaaaattgtcATTTTGTCAtatataaaaaattccaaataaaataaaaatgaagtaaCTAAAAAGATAAGAGATAAAAtatgttgttttttcttttttttattattatttaatcgtCAAAGTGATAAATTGATTGCATACACTAAAACAGCTCTCGAAATCCTAAATGCATTAGGTTATTGAAATTAGTAAAAGTGTAGCACATCAATTTTTAAGGACGTGATAAGTtacttgacaaaaaaaattaaaggtgGTTGTGCATCTTTgtcaaattcaaaaacaaattggTGCAATCAAAATTTCATGATCACTTTAAGGATTAAATCTTCTTCCTCTATCTCCCTCTCAAAATCAGTACATGTAAAAGAGTTATTAGGACAACTAAAGATGATTTTTACAATACTTTTTAAATAGTTTGATTACTCTCTTAGTTcttatagtttcgtgaaatttttaattaggtttttatatatatttttttaaattgagtcattgcactaaatttttttttaattggatctttatattttttttctttttatttgagtcCTTGTACAAATTTCTTTTTTAGTTGAGTCCCTATATAAATAAACTAATTACTGTCAAGAGagttctaattaaaaaaaaaaattatgcagggaccaaattaaaaagaaaaaaaattataaagacctaattaaaaattttgcaaaactataagaaccaacaaaataattaaacttttttaaatttatgaacTACACTTTTTATAAATGAGAGTGAGACATCACATAAATACAACTTAAGTTGACTTACcaatttgatctttaaaatagTGTATAAAAActaaattgttaaatttttttttccaaaatatatTGAATCGTATTGAAATTATTAATGCATTAACGATTTAAATATTTCGTTTTGATATTTATATTTCAACCATGCTATATACATATACAAACGTTTTTGGTAACTAAGTCTAATAAAATTGGAACAAACTcagcaaaaaattaaaaaaaaaaaaaaacacgcgtCCATCATGTAGTTTTTTATCTTCGCGCTTCTTCAAcacaaattttgttataaaacatataaaatttattataaagcaCATAAATTTTTACACACAGTACATGAAATTTTTCatataacacataaatttattgataatttgatataacacaaaagtttttttagtataatacaaaaaaaaaatttattgtgcactaatttttttgtaatatatacaaaaattatatgttgtgtattaaaatttttgtgcTCAACAATAACGGATCCAAGAATTACGAGTTGGAGGTGACAAACTTAtgtcaagttttaaaaatatctattCTAGGAGTGACATTTTTAGTACACAAAATTATGagtgacatttttattaaaaattaattttatattgctGTTTTAGTACACAAAATAACCTATAGTTTcttctaatttatttaattaacaaaaggaGTTACAATATATAGAATTTATATTGATTTTATTTGTCGTGGATTCCGTTAAATTAGATGTCACATAGAAGATGTCAAAGCAAGTTGTACTAATGGAAGAGTAGAAAACAAAAACACCTTCGATACAATGGAAGGAATTAAATTTCACACTAAATGAAAATTTTTAGGGAGATCATGCCCACTGCTTGCTCTCCTTAAATTCGTCATTAGTgtgtaatatttttgttaaatatatataggagaagaagaagaaaataatgataacaataatgaaagaggataagaaaataaaagaagaaagagaaagaatgcGATAGTAGTAGCAACGACAACAACATTTAAAAAAGAAGCATGtagaaaaagaagataataaaagaagaggagaaaaaagCTAAAAAGAAGTGGAAGTAGCAACAACAATACTATGTATAAAGAAAGAAATACCGTAATGACTTagttgaaaatttaattttaaaaatgtttggATATCTAGTTTTATTGTTATAttaatgtatataatattttcgtCATTGGttaggaaataaaaaaaattatttagaaattttaatactaagttttttttttaaaataataatagagtTTGCGGtacaacttttttttcttttttaaaaaatatttctactaaataaacaaatattaaataGAGTATTTGATTATGATGGTTGCaagtttgttaattttttggtgtttaaggtcCAGTAGTGTTGTTGGCTGGAGTTTTAGAAGCAAGAGAATTTGATGCTGCTTTTGCTGTTACTTTGGGCAATTCAAGCAGCAAAGTGACAAAAATATGGAGCTTAttcaatattatttaatatttaaaattattgaatttaaatatttaaaatcgtatattaaatttttaataattatatttaatatttaattaaatcagttAAATTTTGGTAGAGTTGCACATGGATTGAATACTATCTGCATATCTGCAGTAATTATTTGCATCTGATATGAATTTTGGGGATATTATCTGATCCGCAAAACTATCGGATCGGATCAAATCTGATCCCACTATGATAGGATTGGATTGTAAATTTAGCAGTGATATCCGCGGATCTGATCTGCAAATCCGTATATTCGTACGTCTCATATAATAGTATAGTTTAAGAAAGTAAATCCTAAtatgatatgaattttagtgtgttattttatgaattttatgatatcttgtttttaattttttatgttgtacttcaacttagaataattaaacttaaatcttgtgttattattttttttttgttattcaaaagaacttttattgataatatattaggagtaaataggcttaaacaggtgaaaaatgaattttatagatattttttttttgtaaaaatagccaaatagaatcttaaaatagttttttttaattatgcgaatatatccgatatccgatctgcAAGTATGCGGATCGGATTGGATCTGGCCTAAAAAAATGTGGATATCGTATCTCATTCGATCCGATGAATGCAGTGTGGATCGGATAGAATTTTAGACTATATTCAATCCGATACTGTTCATGTGCAGTGCTAAATTTTGGTTGAATCTTGATCGAACTATTAAATCAATAAATCAGTCATTTTACTGATTTATTGACCGGTTGGACTCTCACAACTTTGGTTTTCACAAACGAAATGAAACATAGCCTTGCCGTTACAGAACAGTAAGGGGCAATTGAAAGTTGGAATTTGAAATAGGGTAGTAGTGACTGCAGTGTGGCTGGCAGCACAAAAACGATGAGGAGTTTTCCAGCGCCTCCGCCTTCAACCAAACCAAACACCACCAACTCCTCGAAACCCAGCAACAACCCAAAGCCCTCTTTTGTTCCCGCAAAGGATGACACAAAGCCTGTGCTTCAAGATCCggtagtctctctctctctctttttttttttttgttgcgtAGCATTCAAAAACTTGACTCTTAAATGggttatctttttctatttaaatttcattatttatggtttcttctctttcagaTACTGAGATCAGATCCTATTGAGACAGAGGAAGCTGTGCTGCCAATACCTCCCTTCTCAATCCCCAAATCAACTTCTCCAGCGTAAATGGCCTAAGCGTTTtcaaaaagtatagaaaaaacaaaaattgtgTTTCTATACAATGCATCTAACTTAATTTCAGCTATTGTTGTCAATATTGTGGTTGTTGCTTCTTAAATGTGCTTGTCAATTGGGCCCAATTGCGTTTGCGTTGAATCTTGAAGAAATGAGAGGATTTATTAGATGGATTTACATTCAGTTTGCTTATTAAGCCTCTTACCATTTATTTCTGGGTTAGTTAGCACTTAGCACTAGCTTGTTTGTTATACACGGTTATGGTAAGCTCATTGGATCAATGTTGAGGTGTCGTCAACTCGTCATACCAAATTTCAATGGCAACAATGTGATTCATTCTATTTCGAAATTTCTTGGGTGAAAAAATGAAGTTGAATAGACCAACCTGGGTTAGTTGAGTGGTCAGTTCATTCGTCCGCTTAAGCAACTGTCGGAGTTCGAATCccacgacggattagtccttaacctgtcgggttgaaagataccgtgggaaacaaaaaaaaaaattaaagttgaatgAAGAGTACAATTATGtctttatctttttatattttctctATTGTAAGATACAATTTTCATTTTTCACTCAATGTCACTTTTAGCTGTAGCCTTATGAAGCACGATCCTTTCTCCTCCATCAGTTCAGGTGTGGAAACTTCATATTTAAAGTAAATATCAACTACTCCATCATTCATCTCTGCATAAAATCACATCTCCTTTAGTTCATCATCACTGGTCAGAGCTCTCAGTCCCACCTCCAAGCTCATGCTGGGAACCAAACTACCAACACTCAACTACCTTGTCATACCCCAACTCCTTGAAATAATTTCTCACAAAAAAAAACATCAAGGGTATCTTCATCTAAATCTTCTAAGCAACTTCGGCTGTCAGGTGAGTAAACTAatttttcatcatcattcttcTTAAATGTCCCACCATGGTGGAACATGATATCCAGCAATTTTTCCATTTACAATGAAAAATAGGTATAACAATTTATTTAATGTATGCTATTGATAATATAATCAACAAACCACAatagaaaataatctaatatTGATTAAAAATAGATATTTCATCACATTACCATTATAGAAACACCCTCATTCCCTGTGTAAAAACAGAGCATTCACAAAATCCAAACCCACACCACCCAGGGCAAGAAACCCTACCTAATAATATAGCATTCAATGATTTTTGATCAACTAACACAAAATTTCCAAGTAAAACTCACAACAATTGATACCTtaacactataaaaaatatataaaaaatattttattcactGCATGCCTACCTCTATGTCAGGGGACTTCACGAGGAAGCTTTGCTCTTTTCTTCTCCGATTTTGAACGACCGATGAGCAGCTTTCGACCCTCTCCAATTTGCATCACCACAAAAAACTTCAGTAGGACAAGCGAACCCCAGGGTATGGGGTTTTCAGTTTGAAcgagatgaagaagatgaagtggtGAAGTGAACTCTTTGAATATGGGGGTTGTCTTTTGGTAACTCCCTTCTTCAAGCGGCGTCGTTTTCATTTTTTAACGCCAAATCCTAATATGACGCCGTTCTCCATACTCCAGCATGGCAAAAAAAAATTGCCACATCACTGCCGCTGGGAACGAGTTTCGACGGAAAAGGGAGAAGGGACTAACTAGGTGCATTTTTTTCGAAGTCCAGGATATAAATAGTGCAATTGGGAAGTTAGAGATCAAATCGGTGCATTTTGTGAATCTTAGGAACTACTTTGGTGTTTAACTCTTTCTTGATTTGTGGCATCTATGTATTAGACATATTTTAAATACAATGCACATGTATTACAATTTAAACATTCTTAAACATCATCATATATTAGCATATTCATGGTatcttaacatgtatttttaaaataaatttagattgaaatgaatttaaaaataatataaatatttgatataattaaaaaatattaaaaataattaaaaattaatttatattttaatatcaataaaataccataatattattacaatttatctaaaaaatactttgtatttatatatataacatatcctcgtgttttataaaaatttcaaattcatgTCTATGCATGTTTCGTGTCGTATCCCGTATCAGTGTCTATGTATCAGTGTCCATGAATGAATCATAGGCCGTAGCATTACCCTTCTATTTCTACATCTTTTTTGGGCAGCAAAGGTTAGTGTTGGTTGATCCGATTCAACACTTGGTCAAGCAACAAATGGTCCGTTACTGGAATCAATAATATAGCATCTTAATAATAATCGAAATTTACAGAATCAATCGAAATTATTACAACGAGGGAAGGAAACTTGCTGTTTTCCAAGATTTCCTGACAAAAAAAACTCCCTCCGTCCCCGAAGAGAGAAATTCTTGTGTAGTCTTAGAGCGCCAAGTTAGATGTGCTCCACGACCATTTATTAAATGACATTTCAACTTCAAGCATCAAGGGTGCCTGCTGCAATCAAGTATAATTTATAAATGACATTCTTTTAGTACACCTTGGTGTTCCTTGAGCTGAGAAGTCTTTTCTCCAACGCAAAAAAAGGCTGCAAACCTGTGAGGTGTGATTCGCATGCTTCAGAAAACTGGCTCTCTTcggggtaaaaaaaaaaaactttcaagTACGTATTTTGCACATTGCTTCTTGGCTTCCTTCAACTTCTGTTCTATCACTGGCACTGGCAGAGTTAACTCATCTGTGGTGGTTAGATTGTGGATGTGTGCAACTGTAGCGGCACCAGCCAAAAAGGCAAAACCCATGGTCCAAACCTTGTTGCCATAGCCCGGTAGCTTCAGCTACTCTTGATGCTTTCAAAATTTTAACTGCATTGTTAACTATGACactgaaagaagaagaaaatagataaatTCAACATACAGCATAAAAAAGTAATATTTGGGCCAACACATTCATAAAATGTGACCATAACTTTTGCTATCAGAAATAACCATAACAGACTTTACGTCACTGCTTCACAGCATTGGATAAAGGGTAACTATTGTAGATTAAAAATCGCAACATTTcctcaaaacaaattaaattcaGAAAGTGAGCTAGGAGTACAGCGGTTGATGTCTGCTAAAGTAAATCAGCAACATTGTGGTGTTTAGAAAAGCATCTGATCACTAGTCATGCCACTGATACTCTGCTCAAATCTCAATTAAATGTGCCCCTTCATTTCCTAATAAAATGAAATACACAATTTCATAATTCAGTTTTACATTAAATAGGCTCTTGGACACATTTTTAATTATGATTCTGTAAAACAAACCCTAAAGAacaactatttcaataaaaagccATTGAATACAAACAAATCTAGTAAATTCATTTACCCAAAAAATGTATAAGCCTtctaaattattcttttaaatacCATGAACTCAGTTGTTTCTTCCATTTCACTTATCAAATAACAGTCATATTTACTACTAGTCATTCAGATAAATCAAGTCAACAAATAAGATACATAGCACAATGTTCAACTATATAAAGATttaaaaggtgaatgccaatataAGCTAAAAGTGGTGCAGAGAATacttcaaaaaacagaaaaacaaaaagaagcaaATGCATATCAACCttactttttattttagttagtttaagaaaatataaataagggtaacaataaaaaattgagaaagagaaacCTAACTTACATCCTGATCTTCAAATCGCTTTTGATAGTGCCACAAATACAGCTAGCTGTCAAAATAACTATGGTCTGTGCATTCAAGAACCTGCCACTCTATTCATGAAAAACATGACTTCTAGTGTTGGTGATATTCTGATTTGAAGAATGGAAAGAATTTGATATTTGTTTTGAACTTGGCTAGCTTATAAACAAATAGTTGGAAATCTCTTCATTGTAGATGAGGATCaatcaaaaacaataaaaatatccaCTATCTTATGTACCATCAAGTCCATCGATCAACATTGCATATGTAGAAGGATGAAATTGACAACCCATTTTCTGTGTGAGACTCAGAAACATTGAGTATTCGTCATTATAACCCCTCTTAAGTAAACCATCAATCAGAACTTTCCAAGCCATTTCATCATGATTATACTGACTACAAAGCAAAGTATGAAATAGTGATTTAGCCTTGTCTTTTCTCCCTTCATCACATAGCCCGCAAATAAGAACCTTGTAGGATTCTAAATGTGCCAAATAGCCATTCTCAACCATGGCATCTAAAATGCTCAATGCTTTGTCATACACTTCCAACCTGCAGCAACAGCTAAGAAGTTCATTGTAAACAATCTCACTAGGAGATATTCCAGCTTCTTGCATGTCATTCAATAATCTAAATGCCACATTCAAGCGATCCACCTTGCAGAGTCCTATAATAAGCTTGCTGTAGGTATTGACATTAGGTTTGCAACCATGTTCAACCATCTTTTCAAACAGTAGAGATGTGATATCGAGATCAATTACATTCCAAACACTTGCTATACCTTTTGGAACAACACCAGGAACAAATGAACCTTCAACAGCACAACCATCTTTTATAGTTTGCATTTTCTTTGCCAATTGCTTTAAGAGAAATGCATATGTATAATGAGATGGCTCACAGCCAGCATCAAACATTCGCTTGAGAACACCAAAGGAGCAATCAATCAATTGCAtgcacccatatccatcaattaAAAATGTGTAAGTCAATGAATCAGGAAGGATTCCGTCCTCCTTCATCTTGGCTACAACATTCTCTGCCTCTTCCAACCTTCCTTGACTGCAGTATGCATGCACGAATGTCGTATAAGTAAATACATCAGGCTTACATCCTGAGGATATCATTTTGTTAAGAATCATATCAGCATGATCAAAGTCACCCTCTTTCAACATTTCAGAGatgatatttgtatatatttcaACTGTGGGATCTAAATTCAATTTTATCATTTCATCCATAAGCTGTAAAGCCTCATGCACCTTTTTCTCTGTGCACAAGCTGTCAATCAAGATATTGAAAGTGATTGTGTTTGGTAGACATTCCTCAGCAAGCATTATTTTGAAGAGAGAATGAGCATCATCAACCTTCCCAACTTTGCAATACCCATGAATCAAAACAGTATACATAACTTCATTTGCCTTAAGATCTTTCTCCTTGAAGGACTTAAAGAATTTATGAGCTTCTTCTACTCTCCCTTGTTTGCAGAGAGTATCTATAAAAATGCTGTAAGTCCACTGATCAGGAACAAGGCCATTTTCCTTTATCAAGTTAAGCAACCTATAAGCACTATCCAAATGACCCGCTTTACATTGACCATAGATTAATGAGTTGTATGTAACAATGGTTGGTGATAAGTTGCGCTCAATCATTTTATTAAGCAACCACATTGCCCGGTGCACTTCTTTTACTTTACAAAACCCACAGATCAATTCATTGTATGTACGAGCATTCGGATTACAATTATTTGACTCCATAAGGTTCAAAATTTGCAACGCATCTGCAGTTCTTCCCAATTTACAGTACCCATCAATTAATGCATTGAATGTGACCACACTAGGAACTAAACCTCTCTTCAACATCTGATTAAGTATTTTCCAGGCATCATCAGCATTACTTTCCTTACAGTAGCAATCAATTAACACAGTGTAAGTATGAGCATTAGGTTCACAACCTCTTCCACTCATTTCTTCGAACAGTTTCAGTGCATCCATTTTCCTACCTAAATCACACAACGCACATATCAAAACGGTATACGTTCGAACAGTTGGAGAACAATTATCCTCTCCCATCTGCGCAAACAACTTCAACGCCTCACCAATCCTCCCTATTTCACAAAGCCCCTGTATGAGAGTCGTGTACGAAACCTCGTTCCTTCGACAACCCTTACGCGGCATAATCTCAAACACCTTGTAAGCGCCATCCACATCTTTGTTCCTACAGTGGCCCAAGATCAAAGAAGTGTAAGTGAACGTATCCAGAGAGAGACCAGCCTCCACAATCTTATTCACATACACATTTGCCTCAGACAAATCTCCTAACTTGCAATAACCATTCACCATTGTATTGAAAGTATAAATATTTGGCAAAACCATATCATCCAACATCTTTAGGTACAACATCCTCATCTCATCAATCAACCCGAATTTCGACAACGACATTAGAATCAAATTATAACATTTAACATTGAGCTTGAATGTAAACCTCCCACCACCATCACCCAAATCCAATTTTTTCAAGAAGTCAAGCACAAACCTCACATCTTCTTCAGATTTTGCGGACTTAATCATTGAGATGCGAACACTCTCAGCGAAATGCAGTGAGCCATTACGCACTAAAATGGTGAGCAACAAGGCATAGGAAGTTGCATTGTGCCTGAAACCGGGTTGTTTGTTTGAAACCCAATTGAAGAAACCCAATGCGGTTTTGGGGGGGAGGTTGTGAGAGAAGAGCCAAGAGACATGTGAAGGTGTGAGAGAAGGGACAAGTGTGTTGAGTGAAG harbors:
- the LOC112742731 gene encoding uncharacterized protein isoform X1, producing the protein MRHILTLFTDAILSSHLKRPFSSIISLPQLGSTVHPHPPDFPSQLLTILSHPNWQNHPSLNTLVPSLTPSHVSWLFSHNLPPKTALGFFNWVSNKQPGFRHNATSYALLLTILVRNGSLHFAESVRISMIKSAKSEEDVRFVLDFLKKLDLGDGGGRFTFKLNVKCYNLILMSLSKFGLIDEMRMLYLKMLDDMVLPNIYTFNTMVNGYCKLGDLSEANVYVNKIVEAGLSLDTFTYTSLILGHCRNKDVDGAYKVFEIMPRKGCRRNEVSYTTLIQGLCEIGRIGEALKLFAQMGEDNCSPTVRTYTVLICALCDLGRKMDALKLFEEMSGRGCEPNAHTYTVLIDCYCKESNADDAWKILNQMLKRGLVPSVVTFNALIDGYCKLGRTADALQILNLMESNNCNPNARTYNELICGFCKVKEVHRAMWLLNKMIERNLSPTIVTYNSLIYGQCKAGHLDSAYRLLNLIKENGLVPDQWTYSIFIDTLCKQGRVEEAHKFFKSFKEKDLKANEVMYTVLIHGYCKVGKVDDAHSLFKIMLAEECLPNTITFNILIDSLCTEKKVHEALQLMDEMIKLNLDPTVEIYTNIISEMLKEGDFDHADMILNKMISSGCKPDVFTYTTFVHAYCSQGRLEEAENVVAKMKEDGILPDSLTYTFLIDGYGCMQLIDCSFGVLKRMFDAGCEPSHYTYAFLLKQLAKKMQTIKDGCAVEGSFVPGVVPKGIASVWNVIDLDITSLLFEKMVEHGCKPNVNTYSKLIIGLCKVDRLNVAFRLLNDMQEAGISPSEIVYNELLSCCCRLEVYDKALSILDAMVENGYLAHLESYKVLICGLCDEGRKDKAKSLFHTLLCSQYNHDEMAWKVLIDGLLKRGYNDEYSMFLSLTQKMGCQFHPSTYAMLIDGLDGT
- the LOC112742731 gene encoding uncharacterized protein isoform X3, with product MAVDNRGLKLNKDVDGAYKVFEIMPRKGCRRNEVSYTTLIQGLCEIGRIGEALKLFAQMGEDNCSPTVRTYTVLICALCDLGRKMDALKLFEEMSGRGCEPNAHTYTVLIDCYCKESNADDAWKILNQMLKRGLVPSVVTFNALIDGYCKLGRTADALQILNLMESNNCNPNARTYNELICGFCKVKEVHRAMWLLNKMIERNLSPTIVTYNSLIYGQCKAGHLDSAYRLLNLIKENGLVPDQWTYSIFIDTLCKQGRVEEAHKFFKSFKEKDLKANEVMYTVLIHGYCKVGKVDDAHSLFKIMLAEECLPNTITFNILIDSLCTEKKVHEALQLMDEMIKLNLDPTVEIYTNIISEMLKEGDFDHADMILNKMISSGCKPDVFTYTTFVHAYCSQGRLEEAENVVAKMKEDGILPDSLTYTFLIDGYGCMQLIDCSFGVLKRMFDAGCEPSHYTYAFLLKQLAKKMQTIKDGCAVEGSFVPGVVPKGIASVWNVIDLDITSLLFEKMVEHGCKPNVNTYSKLIIGLCKVDRLNVAFRLLNDMQEAGISPSEIVYNELLSCCCRLEVYDKALSILDAMVENGYLAHLESYKVLICGLCDEGRKDKAKSLFHTLLCSQYNHDEMAWKVLIDGLLKRGYNDEYSMFLSLTQKMGCQFHPSTYAMLIDGLDGT
- the LOC112742731 gene encoding uncharacterized protein isoform X2; the encoded protein is MIKSAKSEEDVRFVLDFLKKLDLGDGGGRFTFKLNVKCYNLILMSLSKFGLIDEMRMLYLKMLDDMVLPNIYTFNTMVNGYCKLGDLSEANVYVNKIVEAGLSLDTFTYTSLILGHCRNKDVDGAYKVFEIMPRKGCRRNEVSYTTLIQGLCEIGRIGEALKLFAQMGEDNCSPTVRTYTVLICALCDLGRKMDALKLFEEMSGRGCEPNAHTYTVLIDCYCKESNADDAWKILNQMLKRGLVPSVVTFNALIDGYCKLGRTADALQILNLMESNNCNPNARTYNELICGFCKVKEVHRAMWLLNKMIERNLSPTIVTYNSLIYGQCKAGHLDSAYRLLNLIKENGLVPDQWTYSIFIDTLCKQGRVEEAHKFFKSFKEKDLKANEVMYTVLIHGYCKVGKVDDAHSLFKIMLAEECLPNTITFNILIDSLCTEKKVHEALQLMDEMIKLNLDPTVEIYTNIISEMLKEGDFDHADMILNKMISSGCKPDVFTYTTFVHAYCSQGRLEEAENVVAKMKEDGILPDSLTYTFLIDGYGCMQLIDCSFGVLKRMFDAGCEPSHYTYAFLLKQLAKKMQTIKDGCAVEGSFVPGVVPKGIASVWNVIDLDITSLLFEKMVEHGCKPNVNTYSKLIIGLCKVDRLNVAFRLLNDMQEAGISPSEIVYNELLSCCCRLEVYDKALSILDAMVENGYLAHLESYKVLICGLCDEGRKDKAKSLFHTLLCSQYNHDEMAWKVLIDGLLKRGYNDEYSMFLSLTQKMGCQFHPSTYAMLIDGLDGT